TTACAACATTTACAACAATTTTTATTGCTGAACTTGGCGATAAAACTCAGATAGCTACTTTAATGCTTTCTGCTGAATCGGGTAAGCCAATAATTGTTTTTCTTGGAAGTTCTCTTGCTTTGATAAGCTCTAGTTTGGTAGGAGTTCTTATTGGTAAATGGTTGTCAAAAAAAATATCTCCAAGCAAATTTGCTTTATTTACAGGTGCTTTAATGATAATAATAAGTTTGTTTTTGACCTATGATACATTCAGAAATTATTTATAAATGGTTTTAAGTTTATTACTATCAACATTTCTAACCATTTTTATAGCTGAATTAGGTGACAAAACACAACTAGCTACTTTAACTATAAGCGGCACTTCAAATAAACCATTGGCAGTATTTTTAGGTTCTTCTTCAGCTCTTATCATTGCAAGTTTACTTGGAGCTTTGACAGGTGGTTCTATGTCAAGTTTTTTACCCGAGGTGGTTCTTAAATCAATAGCTGCCATTACATTTTTTATTATTGGTATAAAGCTTTTTATAAACTCATTCACAATCGACAAAGAAGACAAAGAAAATAATTAGGTTTAAGCTTGGATAATAAGGTGTAATAATGGAGAGTATACAATCTAATTAATTTATAATTTTCCATCTATACTATGTTCACAACATCGTCAATAATTGATAATCTAAATCAGTCAGAGGGATTAGAATATAAAAAATTATGCAGATCATTAAAAATAACAAAGAAATCCGATAAAGATAAATTAGATATCGCTTTAACAGCTCTTGAGAAACTTGAAATAATAAATAAAAATGCAGATAATGAATATACCTGCACAAAAGATAGCAATCATATTGTCGCCAAAATAAGGTGTAGTAGCAAAGGTTATTGCTTTGCCGTAAGGGAGAAAAATAAAGAAGATATCTACATTAAAGAAAATCTACTTAATTATGCATGGAATGGAGACAAAGTTTTAGTAAGGATAATAAAGGAGGGATATAGAAGAAGATCCCCTGAAGGAATAGTTGATTGTATTCTTGAAAGATCAAATCAAATACTTCTTTCTAAAGTTGAAAAAATAAATAATGATGTATATGCCATTCCTATCGATGATAGGATTCTCTCTAAAATAAAACTTCCAAAAGAGGATAAGAAATACATCTATAAGCCAGAGAATAAGAATATAGTTAAAGTTGAGATCGAAAGATTCCCCATAGGTCAAGACGAAGGATTAGGCCATGTTATACAAGAACTACAACTAAATAATAATGAGGAATTAGATACAGATTTTGTTTTATCAAAAAGCAATATCTTCAAGTTAGGCAATGAAAACCTTATTGAATCTAAGAAGATAGAAAAAAGGGAAAGAATAGACTTATCAGATAAAAATTCTTACTTGTTCAAAAGTTGGAATTCTGATAATTCCCCAATGCTCCCAATGATTCAAATAGAGCCGGGAAAAGATAGAAGTAATAAATTATGGTTACATACAAATAATCTTGCAGAAAGAGTAGAGCTAAATGGTAGAAAATCCTTAGAACTATTCTTTAATGGCTTTGAATCACTACCCTTGTTGAATAATTGGCAAAACTACATTAGTGAAAACATAAGAAAATCTTGTGAATTTAACTTAGGCGAAAAGAATGAAGCAATAAGCCTCTGTTTGCATCTAAATAGTGATAATGAAATAACTAAATGGTCATTTCATCTTACATTAGTAAAATGCTCTCTTATTGTTGGAAGTGATCATACTGACGCCCTCCTTTCCAGAAAAAGTAAAACCAGAATAACCTCAAGGTTATTAAAACCTATAAAGGAATATGTAGAGGATTTAGATAAAATACTGGAAATTTCAACTTCATTCAGAGAAAGACATCTCTTAGAAGGCAAGGTTGAAATCCCTATGCCACTAAATAAAATAGAATCATTAGATGAATTTTTTATTCATAACCCAGTTGATTATTCAAAAGGATATTTTGAACCTTTAAATAAACAAGATTGCCAAACATACCTTTCCCCAATACTGCA
This window of the Prochlorococcus sp. MIT 1314 genome carries:
- a CDS encoding TMEM165/GDT1 family protein: MNSKSEKKESKIEKSFLSIFITTFTTIFIAELGDKTQIATLMLSAESGKPIIVFLGSSLALISSSLVGVLIGKWLSKKISPSKFALFTGALMIIISLFLTYDTFRNYL
- a CDS encoding TMEM165/GDT1 family protein, which gives rise to MVLSLLLSTFLTIFIAELGDKTQLATLTISGTSNKPLAVFLGSSSALIIASLLGALTGGSMSSFLPEVVLKSIAAITFFIIGIKLFINSFTIDKEDKENN
- a CDS encoding S1 RNA-binding domain-containing protein, with the translated sequence MFTTSSIIDNLNQSEGLEYKKLCRSLKITKKSDKDKLDIALTALEKLEIINKNADNEYTCTKDSNHIVAKIRCSSKGYCFAVREKNKEDIYIKENLLNYAWNGDKVLVRIIKEGYRRRSPEGIVDCILERSNQILLSKVEKINNDVYAIPIDDRILSKIKLPKEDKKYIYKPENKNIVKVEIERFPIGQDEGLGHVIQELQLNNNEELDTDFVLSKSNIFKLGNENLIESKKIEKRERIDLSDKNSYLFKSWNSDNSPMLPMIQIEPGKDRSNKLWLHTNNLAERVELNGRKSLELFFNGFESLPLLNNWQNYISENIRKSCEFNLGEKNEAISLCLHLNSDNEITKWSFHLTLVKCSLIVGSDHTDALLSRKSKTRITSRLLKPIKEYVEDLDKILEISTSFRERHLLEGKVEIPMPLNKIESLDEFFIHNPVDYSKGYFEPLNKQDCQTYLSPILHEANLIWFKHSNQYGLKSAGYLSKGLDYINTNEIIKYSEFVDKDIELNEDGNLSFSQVIKSCGDDDDKKRILHKLLINEFKEYELSLISKNTDNDESEKQYISPWTMPGYEFTNLINQYCIFNMIINGKKSKKNNIKNINIVESNSWKLVNWDIFNSSISKNIDTLFNKFVIDKVNEYKDKVNQYKSNMISLKKVRKAEKLLGNIYSGFILSVQSYGFFVDLSELNVEGLVHVSTLNNDWYEYRSRQNLLIGRKSKKSYKVGDEIKVKIIKVDILKYQIDLELT